One genomic window of Cricetulus griseus strain 17A/GY chromosome 3, alternate assembly CriGri-PICRH-1.0, whole genome shotgun sequence includes the following:
- the Tle7 gene encoding transducin-like enhancer protein 7 isoform X2 → MAAMFLRCGSHPLSAAEIPPTLGPSPASRKPSSAASVSCGGASPRDLQPVTEMHSMTQPRWDPQAQDTSGLQPMWFSEAEPERGTSSSFQPGAMAGQFCSSSLLNEEVWSFLKAIPPIPDEAVVTQKSPRSTWRVGTLRHGKRVNAVAISSAPRHVYTCGTGYIRVWDEDALHASDRAPQAQLDFQDPRNRVLTCKLFPDEQSLITGGMARALTLWDLAPTPQIRAQMASTGPMCYSLALSSDAHICLASFKGFVEIWDVQNQILIRKHEVPLYGSRCVDITGFKFWTGGEDTTLYSWDMRSYQKLQQHNLCHEILSITHDPSEEWVLAGLKMSDIVILHAHREEKYKAVVQRYTQHHNLKFASCGTHFVATLDGMIHCLAAPSLRRLFQTEECYEILCCDMSADSQYLVTGSKESATVYQLLY, encoded by the exons ATGGCTGCCATGTTCCTGAGGTGTGGCTCCCACCCCCTATCGGCCGCGGAAATCCCACCCACCCTCGGACCAAGCCCagcctccaggaagccttcctcaGCTGCAAGTGTCTCCTGTGGCGGCGCCTCCCCCAGAGACTTGCAGCCAGTCACG GAAATGCACAGTATGACCCAGCCACGGTGGGATCCCCAGGCCCAGGACACATCCGGGCTCCAGCCCATGTGGTTTTCAGAGGCAGAACCAGAAAGAGGAACCAGCTCAAG CTTTCAACCAGGAGCCATGGCTG GCCAGTTCTGTTCTTCGTCCTTGCTCAATGAAGAAGTCTGGTCATTCCTCAAAGCCATT CCTCCGATTCCAGACGAGGCAGTAGTCACACAGAAGTCCCCACGTAGTACCTGGAGGGTTGGCACTCTCCGCCATGGGAAGCGAGTGAATGCTGTTGCCATTAGCAGTGCCCCAcggcatgtgtacacatgtggcacTGGCTACATCAGAGTGTGGGATGAAGATGCGTTGCATGCCTCAGATAGAGCACCTCAGGCCCAGCTGGACTTTCAG GACCCGAGGAATCGTGTCCTTACCTGCAAGCTGTTCCCTGATGAGCAGAGCCTGATCACAGGGGGAATGGCCCGGGCTCTGACTCTTTGGGACCTGGCTCCCACCCCCCAAATCAGGGCCCAGATGGCTTCCACAGGTCCTATGTGCTATTCCTTGGCCCTCTCTTCCGATGCCCACATCTGCTTGGCTTCTTTCAAAGGATTTGTGGAGATTTGGGATGTGCAGAACCAAATCTTGATCAG GAAACACGAGGTTCCTCTCTATGGGTCGCGCTGCGTGGACATCACAGGCTTTAAGTTCTGGACAGGTGGTGAAGACACCACACTGTATTCTTGGGACATGAGGAGCTACCAGAAACTGCAACAACACAACTTATGCCATGAG ATCCTCAGCATTACCCACGACCCCAGTGAGGAATGGGTGCTAGCAGGCTTGAAAATGAGTGACATTGTCATCCTACATGCTCACCGGGAGGAGAAGTACAAAGCTGTTGTCCAAAGATACACGCAACACCACAACCTCAAGTTCGCCTCTTGTG GGACCCATTTTGTGGCCACACTGGATGGTATGATCCATTGTTTAGCGGCACCTTCTTTACGAAGGTTGTTCCAG ACAGAGGAGTGTTATGAGATTCTATGCTGTGACATGTCCGCTGATAGTCAGTATCTGGTCACGGGTTCCAAGGAAAGTGCCACAGTGTACCAGCTCTTGTACTGA